CAACGACTCGTGAGCGACCAGTTCCCATTTCCGCTCGAACACCCGTGGTTCGAACCGCTTGCACTGATGTCCGCAGTCGCTGCCGTCACACAGAATGCCCGGCTGGGGATGTCCGTCCTTGTGGCGACGCTGCGTCCGGCGACCCTGCTGGCCAAACAACTGGCGACCTTGGACATCGTCTCCGGTGGCCGAATATCGATCGGGATGGGCGTCGGATGGCAGGAAGCCGAATACACCGCCACCGGAATGCCATTCGATGGCAGGTTCGGACGCCTGGAACAGACGGTCGAGGCCTGTCGCGAACTGTGGACCGCAGCGCCGGCGACATTCGCAGGCAGGGGCTTCGAGTTCGAGGACTTCTACTGTCTTCCCCATCCGAAGCAGCACCGCGTGCCCATCCAGTTCGGCATGGCCCCCTCGCAACGGAACTTCGACAGGATTGCGCGAGTCGCGGACGGGTGGTCCGTCAACCCCAACGACATGCGAGGTTTTGCCGAGAGCGTGGCACTGCTCCGCGCAACATTCGCGGCCCATGGCCGCGATCCGGAATCGGCCGAGGTCCACATCCAGTTGAACCCCAGCCGGGACAGCAGCGGCACTGTCGACCTCGACGCCACGGCGGAGGCGGCACACCGCTGGCACAGCGCCGGCGCCACCACGATCGCGTTCCTTCCGTCCCGATTCGACGCCGACGCGAACTCAATTCCGGAGTTGATCGACTGGATGGTCGGGCTCAAAACTCTCAACTGATGAGGAGGCAACACCTGTGGACGACACCTCGAACGCAATTGCCGACCTGTTCGACAAACAGGCGATCTACGAAGTCGTCCTGCGCTACTGCCGCGGGATCGACAGGCTCGACTACGACCTGATCCGGAGCGCCTATCACCCCGATGGGATCGATCATCACACCGGTTTCGACGGACCCGTCGACGAGTACATCCAGTGGCTAAGATGTAAGATCGAAACATTTGATGGCACAATGCATTTCGTCGGAAACCACTATGTCGAGCTGTTCGGAGACCGTGCGATCAGCGAGACCTACTCGACAGCCACGCACTGGGGTGGCGGACCCGCGGGACCCGCGGGACTGAACTTCACCAGCGGCGCGCGATTCGTCGATCTGATGGAGCGGCGAGATGGCATGTGGGCGATCTCAGAACGGTGGG
This genomic stretch from Prescottella soli harbors:
- a CDS encoding TIGR03619 family F420-dependent LLM class oxidoreductase, with product MTSREPSWQAHSLRLRRTGDSPKVRRRRRIQFLTRKVQAMAMQVGLNLLGTEAIYGGDIRSVLDLAATADRTGIDMITTGDHVGFNATAHAQRLVSDQFPFPLEHPWFEPLALMSAVAAVTQNARLGMSVLVATLRPATLLAKQLATLDIVSGGRISIGMGVGWQEAEYTATGMPFDGRFGRLEQTVEACRELWTAAPATFAGRGFEFEDFYCLPHPKQHRVPIQFGMAPSQRNFDRIARVADGWSVNPNDMRGFAESVALLRATFAAHGRDPESAEVHIQLNPSRDSSGTVDLDATAEAAHRWHSAGATTIAFLPSRFDADANSIPELIDWMVGLKTLN
- a CDS encoding nuclear transport factor 2 family protein, which gives rise to MDDTSNAIADLFDKQAIYEVVLRYCRGIDRLDYDLIRSAYHPDGIDHHTGFDGPVDEYIQWLRCKIETFDGTMHFVGNHYVELFGDRAISETYSTATHWGGGPAGPAGLNFTSGARFVDLMERRDGMWAISERWAIREWTRSDAGRFIAPEAAGPRTIRGSSDTFHQLRLSLA